One part of the Candidatus Binatia bacterium genome encodes these proteins:
- a CDS encoding peptidase S8 has product MNGRIKLLAPLVATLAIAACNAGGVSNVPAAPGLTQQNPQRQAHAPRRVCPDLGPGYARCDALMINENAMRPDVAGWGPTDFQTRYNLPSSTKGSGQVVAIVDAYDNPNAASDLAAYRSNFGLGTANFTKYNQNGQTSGFPSGNKNWGLEEDLDIEMVSAVCPNCTIYLVEANGADTADLETAEAEAVTLGAHIVSNSWGCTGSNACVNTSYFDKANTVYLASAGDGSYGTQAPAALASVVSVGGTTLAKAGSTYSESTWHGTGSGCATGVSKPSWQHDTGCTYRTMNDVSAVAYGVAEYDSYGYGGWFTVGGTSVSSPMLGGVFGLAGNASSLDAGKKFWGLKKKKYKKELHDITTGNNGSCSPSYLCTAGKGYDGPTGWGTPNGIGAF; this is encoded by the coding sequence GTGAACGGACGCATCAAACTTCTGGCGCCGCTCGTTGCGACGCTGGCAATCGCTGCTTGTAACGCAGGCGGCGTCTCGAACGTTCCGGCCGCGCCCGGCCTGACGCAGCAGAATCCGCAGCGACAGGCCCATGCGCCCCGGCGCGTTTGCCCCGATCTCGGCCCAGGCTACGCTCGCTGCGACGCGCTCATGATCAATGAGAACGCGATGCGGCCCGACGTCGCCGGATGGGGACCGACCGATTTCCAGACGCGCTACAATCTGCCGTCGTCGACGAAGGGCTCCGGTCAAGTCGTCGCGATCGTGGATGCCTACGATAACCCCAACGCCGCAAGCGACCTTGCGGCGTACCGGTCGAACTTCGGTCTCGGCACGGCAAACTTCACGAAGTACAACCAGAACGGTCAGACGTCGGGCTTCCCCTCGGGCAACAAGAACTGGGGCCTCGAGGAAGATCTCGATATCGAGATGGTCTCGGCGGTCTGCCCGAACTGCACGATCTATCTCGTCGAGGCGAACGGCGCCGACACGGCCGATCTCGAAACGGCCGAAGCCGAAGCGGTGACGCTCGGCGCGCACATCGTCAGCAACAGCTGGGGCTGCACCGGATCGAACGCGTGCGTGAACACGTCGTACTTCGATAAGGCGAACACCGTCTATCTCGCATCGGCGGGCGACGGCAGCTACGGCACGCAGGCGCCGGCCGCGCTTGCAAGCGTCGTCTCCGTCGGCGGAACGACGCTCGCGAAGGCCGGCTCGACGTACAGCGAATCGACGTGGCACGGCACCGGCAGCGGTTGCGCGACCGGCGTCTCGAAGCCGTCGTGGCAGCACGACACCGGTTGCACCTACCGCACGATGAACGACGTTTCGGCGGTCGCATACGGCGTCGCCGAGTACGACAGCTACGGTTACGGCGGCTGGTTCACGGTCGGCGGAACGAGCGTCTCGTCGCCGATGCTCGGCGGCGTCTTCGGTCTCGCCGGCAATGCCAGTTCGCTCGATGCCGGCAAGAAGTTCTGGGGGCTCAAGAAAAAGAAGTACAAGAAAGAGCTCCACGATATCACGACCGGAAACAACGGCTCGTGCAGCCCGAGCTATCTCTGCACCGCCGGCAAGGGCTACGACGGACCGACGGGCTGGGGAACCCCCAACGGAATTGGTGCCTTCTAG
- a CDS encoding peptidase S8 — protein MSRSHQMPEWQAKNLASPACPQVVGAPTCLALIQKGGISPTVAGWGPTDFQTRYNLPSSSKGSGQIVAIVDAYDNPNVTSDLAMYRSNFGLGTANFTKYNQNGQTSNYPQGSTGWGVEIDLDVEMVSAVCPKCTIYLIEANGADTSDLETAEKEAVTLGAHIVSNSWICYGSNSCDNASAFDTKGVEYLAASGDSGYDENGNPETFASVVSVGGTVLQKSGSNYTESAWNDAGGGCSNNGSGTGITKPSWQHDKSCTYRTDSDVSAVAWGVAEYDTYGEGGWFTVGGTSVASPLAAGVFALAGNASSQNAAKKFWTLKKKAYKKELHDITSGSDGSCGGSYLCTAVKGYDGPTGWGTPNGTKAY, from the coding sequence ATGTCTCGGTCACATCAGATGCCCGAGTGGCAGGCGAAGAATCTCGCCTCGCCGGCCTGCCCGCAAGTCGTCGGAGCGCCGACCTGCTTGGCGTTGATCCAAAAGGGCGGCATCAGCCCGACGGTCGCCGGCTGGGGCCCGACCGACTTCCAGACCCGTTACAATCTGCCGTCGAGCAGCAAGGGTTCGGGTCAGATCGTCGCGATCGTCGACGCGTACGACAATCCGAACGTTACTTCGGACCTCGCGATGTATCGCTCGAACTTCGGCCTCGGAACGGCCAACTTCACGAAGTACAACCAGAACGGTCAAACGAGCAACTATCCGCAAGGGAGCACCGGCTGGGGCGTCGAGATCGATCTCGACGTCGAGATGGTCTCGGCGGTCTGCCCGAAGTGCACGATCTATCTGATCGAAGCGAACGGCGCCGACACCTCGGATCTCGAGACGGCCGAAAAAGAAGCGGTGACGCTCGGCGCGCATATCGTCAGCAACAGCTGGATCTGCTACGGCTCGAACTCGTGCGACAATGCGTCGGCTTTCGATACGAAGGGCGTCGAGTATCTCGCCGCTTCGGGCGATTCCGGCTATGACGAGAACGGCAACCCCGAAACGTTCGCCAGCGTCGTCTCGGTCGGCGGCACGGTCCTGCAGAAGTCCGGCTCGAACTATACCGAGTCGGCCTGGAACGATGCGGGCGGCGGCTGCTCGAACAACGGCTCCGGCACCGGCATCACCAAGCCGTCGTGGCAGCACGACAAGAGCTGCACGTACCGCACGGACTCCGACGTATCGGCCGTCGCCTGGGGCGTCGCCGAGTACGACACGTACGGTGAGGGCGGCTGGTTCACGGTCGGCGGCACGAGCGTTGCCTCCCCGCTAGCCGCCGGCGTCTTCGCGCTCGCCGGAAACGCGAGCAGCCAGAATGCAGCCAAGAAGTTCTGGACGCTCAAGAAGAAAGCGTACAAGAAGGAGCTTCACGACATCACCTCCGGCAGCGACGGTTCGTGCGGCGGCAGTTACCTCTGCACCGCCGTCAAGGGCTACGACGGCCCGACCGGCTGGGGAACCCCGAACGGCACCAAGGCCTACTAG
- a CDS encoding alkaline phosphatase family protein — translation MNVFPRSFVAFAAALALNACSSAPLPAGNVLSGVNGTGAGKISHVVFIVQENRSFNNLFMGYPGAYTVESGKDSHGRTIALAPVSLHEQYVIDHSSAAMYAACNGRGTLPGTQCRMDGFDKEYVDGAPRGVRHPTYVYVPHGDSRPYFDMAHEWVLSDRTFQSQLDESFAAHQYIIAAQAASSVDLPYGTWGCVPGPGAWVSTITEQRTYGETESPCFDYETLADELDGARLSWRFYSSWYDTPSSDDGAVWSSFQAIKHIYEGPDWKNVVTPQKRFLLDVPAGRLANFTWITPICANSDHVNCHGGFGPSWVAALVNQIGTSKFWNSTAIFVIWDDWGGLYDPVPPPFKDYDGLGFRVPMLVISPYAKANYVSHVQYETASVLRFAEDLFGLGRLAAADARAVSPAADCFDFAQRPRKFVPIRAPKGRRFFLDQYNDRQIPDYE, via the coding sequence GTGAACGTATTCCCGCGCTCGTTTGTCGCGTTCGCGGCCGCCCTTGCGCTCAACGCTTGTTCGAGCGCGCCGCTCCCGGCCGGCAACGTCCTCTCGGGCGTGAACGGTACCGGGGCGGGCAAGATCTCGCACGTCGTCTTCATCGTTCAAGAGAACCGGTCGTTCAACAATCTCTTCATGGGCTATCCGGGAGCCTACACCGTCGAGAGCGGTAAGGACTCGCACGGGCGGACGATCGCTCTCGCGCCGGTCAGCCTGCACGAGCAGTACGTGATCGATCACTCGTCGGCCGCGATGTATGCCGCGTGCAACGGGAGAGGAACGCTGCCGGGAACGCAATGCCGCATGGACGGCTTCGATAAGGAGTATGTCGACGGCGCACCGCGCGGCGTTCGACACCCGACGTACGTCTACGTGCCCCACGGCGACTCGCGTCCGTATTTCGACATGGCGCACGAATGGGTGCTCTCCGATCGTACCTTTCAGTCGCAGCTCGACGAGAGTTTCGCCGCGCATCAGTACATCATCGCGGCGCAGGCGGCATCGAGCGTGGATCTTCCGTACGGAACGTGGGGCTGCGTCCCCGGTCCGGGCGCCTGGGTCTCCACGATCACCGAGCAACGCACGTACGGCGAGACGGAGTCGCCGTGCTTCGATTACGAGACGCTCGCCGACGAGCTCGATGGGGCGAGGCTCTCGTGGCGCTTCTACTCGAGTTGGTACGACACGCCGTCGAGCGACGACGGCGCAGTCTGGTCGAGCTTCCAGGCGATAAAGCATATCTACGAAGGTCCGGATTGGAAGAACGTCGTCACGCCGCAGAAGAGATTTCTTCTCGACGTGCCCGCGGGCAGACTCGCGAATTTCACCTGGATCACGCCGATCTGCGCGAACTCCGATCACGTCAACTGCCACGGCGGCTTCGGGCCGTCGTGGGTCGCGGCGCTCGTCAATCAGATCGGGACGAGCAAGTTCTGGAACTCGACCGCGATCTTCGTGATCTGGGACGATTGGGGCGGGCTCTACGATCCGGTGCCGCCGCCCTTCAAGGATTACGACGGGCTCGGCTTTCGCGTGCCGATGCTCGTGATCTCTCCGTACGCGAAGGCGAACTACGTCTCGCACGTTCAGTACGAGACGGCGAGCGTGCTGCGCTTTGCAGAAGATCTCTTCGGGCTCGGACGGCTCGCGGCCGCCGACGCGCGCGCGGTCTCGCCGGCAGCCGACTGCTTCGACTTCGCGCAACGGCCGCGGAAGTTCGTGCCGATTCGCGCGCCCAAGGGGCGCAGGTTCTTTCTCGACCAGTACAACGACCGCCAGATTCCCGATTACGAATAA
- a CDS encoding S8 family serine peptidase has protein sequence MNGSFKLAAPLAMALAVAACNAGGSSGMVPTTGQSAASTQAYSDWKVTGSARRACPDARPGVEECDALVINSQIGPAVSGWGPADFQAAYDLPSSSKGGGQIVAVVDAFDNPNVASDLAVYRSNFGLPTANFTKYNQEGKIGDYPKGDPGWGTEIDLDVQMVSATCPNCTIYLVEAKTNSSKNLYAAEKEAVKLGATVVTNSWGGGGGGSTRGAFNTAGIVYLASAGDSGYGMQDPADYQTVVSVGGTLLSKSSSAYSERVWPSSGGGCSKIAKPSWQTDPKCKKRTGNDVSAVAWGVAIYDTYPNGGWGTVGGTSVSSPLVAGVYGLAGNSGSQDGGKVLWTLSKKQLKSGLNAINNGQVSGCPSQYAGTYICVAGTGEFGTYSGPTGWGSPHGISAF, from the coding sequence GTGAACGGATCCTTCAAACTCGCGGCGCCGCTGGCTATGGCGTTGGCCGTTGCAGCGTGCAACGCCGGCGGGTCGTCGGGCATGGTACCGACGACCGGCCAATCGGCCGCTTCGACGCAGGCGTATTCGGATTGGAAGGTGACCGGCTCCGCGCGACGCGCCTGCCCCGACGCTCGCCCCGGTGTGGAAGAGTGCGACGCGCTCGTCATCAACTCGCAGATCGGGCCCGCCGTCTCCGGCTGGGGACCGGCCGATTTTCAGGCGGCGTACGACCTGCCGTCCTCTTCGAAGGGCGGCGGTCAGATCGTCGCGGTCGTCGATGCGTTCGATAATCCGAACGTCGCATCGGATCTCGCCGTCTACCGTTCGAACTTCGGTCTGCCGACCGCGAACTTCACGAAGTACAATCAGGAAGGCAAGATCGGCGACTATCCGAAGGGCGATCCGGGTTGGGGCACCGAGATCGATCTCGACGTGCAGATGGTCTCCGCGACCTGTCCGAACTGCACGATCTATCTGGTCGAAGCGAAGACGAACAGCTCGAAGAATCTCTACGCGGCCGAGAAAGAGGCGGTGAAGCTCGGCGCGACCGTCGTCACGAATAGTTGGGGCGGCGGCGGCGGCGGCTCGACGCGCGGTGCGTTCAACACGGCCGGCATCGTCTACCTCGCGAGCGCGGGCGACAGCGGCTACGGCATGCAAGATCCCGCCGATTATCAGACCGTCGTCTCCGTCGGAGGAACGCTGCTCTCGAAGTCCAGCTCCGCGTACAGCGAGCGCGTCTGGCCCAGCAGCGGCGGTGGCTGCTCGAAGATAGCGAAGCCGAGCTGGCAGACCGATCCGAAGTGCAAGAAGCGCACCGGTAACGACGTCTCCGCGGTAGCGTGGGGCGTAGCGATCTACGACACCTATCCGAACGGCGGATGGGGCACGGTCGGCGGAACGAGCGTCTCGTCGCCGCTCGTCGCGGGCGTCTACGGTCTCGCCGGCAACTCGGGTTCGCAGGACGGCGGCAAAGTGCTCTGGACGCTCTCGAAAAAGCAACTGAAGAGCGGCCTGAACGCGATCAACAACGGACAAGTCTCGGGCTGTCCGTCACAGTACGCCGGCACCTACATCTGCGTCGCCGGTACGGGCGAGTTTGGAACGTACTCCGGCCCGACCGGCTGGGGAAGCCCGCACGGCATCTCCGCCTTCTAG
- a CDS encoding alkaline phosphatase family protein has translation MARAAIALAIAACSPQHASSLPGAADANVRRTATPITHVVFVIQENRSFNNLFMGYPGAKTAKHGYDETGAKIELQPIDLATGWDIDHSSRAFFTDCDGAGSVPGTHCKMDGWNNEFAGIGHPVNFAYGYVPRKQIEPYWEMAKAYVLADRMFASNLDGSFIAHQYVVAAYASDAVDFPITSWGCWGGKTDTISTLTQARAYGPSIRACFENPTIAERADAAGLSWRFYAGAIHDNDGLWSSYQADRKIFKGPDWSTDVVSPPAQFLTDVAGGYLANVTWIAPTLTTSDHPGLNAGGGPAWVASVVNAVGESPYWDSTAIFIIWDDWGGWFDPVKPVYEDYDGLGFRVPMLIVSAYARQHYVTHVQYETSSVLRFIEDNFGLAPLAKSDERANDPADDAFDFDAPPRAFQKIRGGKSARYWMQLERAPERRGRANVIGDD, from the coding sequence TTGGCACGCGCCGCGATCGCGTTAGCGATCGCGGCTTGCTCTCCGCAGCACGCTTCGAGCCTGCCGGGCGCCGCTGACGCAAACGTGCGGCGAACGGCGACGCCGATAACGCACGTCGTCTTCGTCATTCAGGAGAACCGGTCGTTCAATAACCTCTTCATGGGGTATCCCGGCGCGAAGACCGCCAAGCACGGCTACGACGAGACCGGCGCGAAGATCGAGCTGCAACCGATAGACCTCGCAACCGGCTGGGACATCGATCACTCGTCGCGCGCCTTCTTCACCGATTGCGACGGAGCGGGCAGCGTACCCGGAACGCACTGCAAGATGGACGGCTGGAACAACGAGTTCGCCGGTATCGGCCATCCCGTGAACTTCGCTTATGGATACGTGCCGCGAAAGCAGATCGAGCCGTACTGGGAGATGGCGAAAGCGTACGTGCTCGCCGACCGCATGTTCGCCTCGAATCTCGACGGGAGCTTCATCGCGCATCAGTATGTCGTTGCCGCCTACGCGAGCGACGCGGTCGACTTCCCGATCACGTCGTGGGGATGCTGGGGCGGCAAGACCGACACGATCTCGACGCTGACGCAGGCGCGCGCGTACGGCCCCTCGATTCGCGCCTGTTTCGAGAATCCGACGATCGCCGAGCGCGCCGACGCGGCGGGCCTGAGTTGGCGCTTCTACGCCGGAGCGATTCACGATAACGACGGCCTCTGGTCGTCGTACCAAGCCGATCGAAAGATCTTCAAGGGTCCCGACTGGTCGACCGACGTCGTCAGCCCGCCGGCCCAGTTCCTCACCGACGTCGCGGGCGGATACCTCGCGAACGTCACCTGGATCGCGCCGACGCTCACGACGTCCGACCATCCGGGCCTCAACGCAGGCGGGGGCCCGGCCTGGGTCGCGTCGGTCGTCAACGCCGTCGGCGAGAGCCCGTACTGGGATTCGACCGCGATCTTCATCATCTGGGACGATTGGGGCGGCTGGTTCGATCCGGTAAAGCCGGTCTACGAAGATTACGACGGGCTCGGTTTTCGCGTTCCGATGCTGATCGTCTCGGCCTACGCGCGGCAGCACTACGTCACGCACGTCCAGTACGAGACCTCGAGCGTCCTGCGCTTTATCGAGGATAACTTCGGCCTCGCACCGCTCGCGAAGAGCGACGAGCGAGCGAACGATCCGGCCGACGATGCCTTCGATTTCGATGCGCCGCCGCGCGCCTTCCAGAAGATCCGCGGCGGCAAATCTGCGCGCTACTGGATGCAACTCGAGCGCGCTCCGGAGCGACGCGGCCGCGCCAACGTCATCGGTGACGATTAG
- a CDS encoding alkaline phosphatase family protein, with translation MTIRTFVAIAAALAAAACSAQPGTWRPAAAIGGARRATASPIEHVVFVVQENRSFNNLFMGYPGATTQPYGFDTYGDKIPLQPIDLETDWDIDHSSTAFFAACDGTGKIPGTDCRMDGWNNEQATLHHPQNPAYGYVPRSETKPYWEIAKQYVIGDDTFASNLDASFVAHQYIVAAYASRSVNGPAGPWGCEGGTNDTVATLTAKRAIGTKRIVTCFKNPTIAAAADAAGVTWRFYAGGIDDDGGLWSSYQADRAIYDGPDWSADVIDPPAQFLTDVAHGKLANVTWITPTYSTSDHAGLGATDGPAWVASVVNAIGTSKFWKSTAIFIMWDDWGGWFDPVQPVYEDYDGLGFRVPLLILSPYAHKGYVTHVQYETASVVRYIEDNFGLPQMATSDARANDPATDAFDYAQAPRKFRRIHGDKPAAYWTRLERRPRRTTPRGILGDD, from the coding sequence GTGACGATTAGAACCTTCGTCGCGATCGCTGCCGCGCTCGCCGCCGCGGCGTGCTCGGCGCAGCCGGGCACGTGGCGGCCCGCCGCCGCGATCGGCGGCGCGCGGCGCGCGACCGCGAGCCCGATCGAGCACGTCGTCTTCGTCGTCCAAGAGAATCGTTCGTTCAACAACCTCTTCATGGGCTATCCCGGCGCGACGACGCAGCCTTACGGCTTCGACACGTACGGAGATAAAATTCCACTGCAACCCATCGATCTCGAGACCGACTGGGACATCGACCACTCCTCCACCGCCTTCTTCGCCGCCTGCGACGGAACCGGCAAAATTCCGGGCACGGACTGCAGAATGGACGGTTGGAACAACGAGCAGGCGACGCTGCACCATCCCCAAAATCCCGCGTACGGCTACGTGCCGCGCAGCGAGACCAAACCATATTGGGAGATTGCGAAGCAGTACGTGATCGGCGACGACACGTTCGCCTCAAACCTCGATGCGAGCTTCGTCGCCCATCAATACATCGTCGCCGCGTACGCGAGCCGCTCCGTGAACGGGCCGGCCGGCCCGTGGGGATGCGAGGGCGGCACGAACGACACCGTCGCGACGCTCACCGCGAAACGCGCGATCGGCACGAAGCGCATCGTCACGTGTTTCAAGAATCCGACGATCGCGGCGGCGGCCGACGCGGCCGGGGTCACGTGGCGCTTCTACGCAGGCGGCATCGACGACGACGGCGGCCTGTGGTCGTCCTATCAGGCCGACCGCGCGATCTACGACGGCCCCGACTGGAGCGCCGACGTGATCGACCCGCCCGCGCAATTTCTCACCGACGTGGCGCACGGGAAGCTCGCGAACGTCACGTGGATCACGCCGACCTACTCGACCTCGGATCACGCGGGACTCGGCGCAACCGACGGCCCGGCCTGGGTGGCGAGCGTCGTGAACGCGATCGGGACCAGCAAGTTCTGGAAGAGTACGGCGATCTTCATCATGTGGGACGATTGGGGCGGCTGGTTCGATCCCGTCCAGCCGGTCTACGAAGATTACGACGGCCTCGGCTTCCGCGTACCGCTGCTGATCCTCTCGCCCTACGCGCATAAGGGCTACGTGACGCACGTGCAGTACGAGACGGCGAGCGTCGTGCGCTATATCGAAGACAACTTCGGGCTGCCGCAGATGGCAACCAGCGACGCGCGCGCCAACGATCCTGCGACCGATGCCTTCGACTACGCGCAGGCGCCGCGAAAGTTCCGGAGGATTCACGGCGACAAGCCGGCGGCGTATTGGACGCGCTTGGAGCGCCGTCCGCGCCGAACGACACCGCGAGGCATTCTCGGTGACGATTAG
- a CDS encoding alkaline phosphatase family protein, producing the protein MTIRTLGALAAGCALTACNAGAGAIAVPAVPSSRVEATASPIKHVVFIVQENRSFNNLFMGYPGAKTAKYGYDTYGNKLPLQSQVLATIWDIDHSSRAFFKACDGHGSLPGTHCKMDGWNGEEAGQGHPANPAYSYVPRDETAPYWEIAKQYVLADRTFASNLDGSFIAHQYIVAAYASRAVDYPLSYWGCEGGATDVISTLTDQRTYGSTIRVCFKNPTIASEADRASLTWRFYAGAVNGDGGLWSSYQSDRKIYDGPDWKADVISPPAQFLTDVANGSLASVTWITPLFADSDHAGLQASGGPAWVASLVNAIGTSKFWKNTAIFIMWDDWGGWFDPVKPVYEDYDGLGFRVPLLIVSPYAKQGYVTHVQYETASVLRYIEDNFGLGQLAPSDTRARDPANDAFDYAQPPRKFHTIAGSRSRAYWIERSRRPPRMPPAIIGDD; encoded by the coding sequence GTGACGATTAGAACGCTCGGGGCTCTCGCCGCCGGCTGCGCGCTCACTGCCTGCAACGCAGGCGCCGGCGCGATCGCGGTTCCCGCAGTGCCTTCATCGAGGGTCGAGGCGACGGCGAGCCCGATCAAGCACGTCGTCTTCATCGTGCAGGAGAACCGCTCGTTCAACAACCTCTTCATGGGCTATCCCGGCGCGAAGACCGCGAAGTACGGATACGATACGTACGGGAACAAGCTACCGCTGCAGTCGCAGGTGCTCGCGACGATCTGGGACATCGATCATTCGTCGCGAGCCTTCTTCAAAGCGTGCGACGGTCACGGCAGCCTGCCCGGGACGCACTGCAAGATGGACGGCTGGAACGGCGAGGAGGCGGGTCAGGGGCATCCGGCAAACCCCGCGTACTCGTACGTACCTCGGGATGAGACGGCGCCGTATTGGGAGATCGCCAAGCAGTACGTCCTCGCCGACCGCACCTTCGCCTCGAATCTCGACGGCAGCTTCATCGCCCATCAATACATCGTTGCCGCCTACGCCAGCCGCGCCGTGGACTATCCGCTATCCTACTGGGGCTGCGAGGGCGGGGCGACCGACGTGATCTCGACGCTGACCGACCAGCGGACGTACGGCTCCACCATCCGCGTCTGCTTCAAGAATCCGACGATCGCGAGCGAGGCGGATCGCGCCTCGCTGACCTGGCGCTTCTACGCCGGAGCGGTCAACGGCGATGGCGGTCTCTGGTCGTCGTACCAGTCCGATCGCAAGATCTACGACGGACCCGACTGGAAGGCCGACGTAATCAGCCCGCCGGCGCAGTTCCTCACCGACGTCGCGAACGGCAGCCTCGCGAGCGTCACGTGGATCACGCCCCTCTTCGCCGACTCCGACCACGCGGGGCTCCAAGCCTCGGGCGGCCCGGCCTGGGTCGCCTCCCTCGTCAATGCGATCGGCACGAGCAAGTTCTGGAAGAACACGGCGATCTTCATCATGTGGGACGACTGGGGCGGCTGGTTCGATCCGGTAAAGCCCGTCTACGAAGACTACGACGGCCTCGGATTCCGCGTGCCGCTCCTCATCGTCTCGCCGTACGCAAAGCAAGGTTACGTGACGCACGTCCAATACGAGACGGCGAGCGTGCTGCGCTACATCGAAGACAACTTCGGCTTGGGACAACTCGCGCCGAGCGATACGCGCGCGAGGGATCCGGCAAACGACGCCTTCGACTACGCGCAGCCGCCGCGCAAGTTCCATACGATCGCCGGGAGCAGATCGCGCGCCTACTGGATCGAGCGGAGCCGCCGCCCGCCTCGCATGCCGCCGGCGATCATCGGCGACGACTGA
- a CDS encoding MBL fold metallo-hydrolase: MEFRIVSHACLDVTARGKRLVIDPWLNEPTYWSSWWHAPPPVFGPDIFSADYVYVTHWHFDHFDPKTLRKFGKQTTAIVAKFPISGLGTQLREMGFGEVVELNHGETLELADGFSFTSYQVSFQDDSVAVIEADGTVLVDLNDAKPLPSLWKKFRAKYPDVDFMLRSHSPAWSYPTRYTFEDPADRLPVDSRTYMEAFVAAAQQLNPRYAVPFASGICHLHREVRDENRFLVSAPEMRAYFEANAGRVPHSRLTIMPVGSSWSSESGFALTDAIIEDVVAYAEQRAAAESERLEKTYRSEETKAVSFDDFSKYFNKFFKATRLLRPLIRNTRWVFTIDKPQEEYWCVDFGRATIEQRDRMPQEYDSLVTVSAAVLSGSLRNDVFTNVDISKRWRVHIKKGSAMRHFVLTNLLLLYEAEYLSPKRLFSWRFITGYARRLPEVVDYARMAFTTATKGKDSLVTAVTSIAEG; this comes from the coding sequence ATGGAGTTCCGAATTGTAAGCCACGCCTGCCTCGACGTCACGGCGCGAGGGAAGCGGCTGGTCATCGATCCTTGGCTGAACGAGCCCACCTACTGGTCGTCGTGGTGGCACGCGCCGCCGCCGGTGTTCGGTCCGGACATCTTCTCGGCCGATTACGTCTACGTCACGCACTGGCACTTCGATCACTTCGATCCGAAGACGCTCCGGAAGTTCGGGAAGCAGACGACCGCGATCGTCGCGAAGTTCCCGATCTCCGGCCTCGGAACGCAGCTGCGCGAGATGGGCTTCGGGGAGGTCGTCGAGCTGAACCACGGCGAGACGCTCGAACTCGCCGACGGCTTTTCGTTCACGAGTTATCAGGTGAGTTTCCAAGACGACAGCGTCGCGGTGATCGAGGCCGACGGCACGGTGCTGGTGGATCTCAACGATGCGAAACCGCTACCCTCGCTCTGGAAAAAGTTCCGCGCCAAGTACCCCGACGTGGACTTCATGCTTCGCAGCCACTCGCCGGCGTGGTCGTATCCGACGCGCTACACGTTCGAAGACCCGGCCGATCGCCTGCCGGTCGACTCGCGCACGTACATGGAGGCCTTCGTGGCGGCGGCGCAGCAGCTCAATCCGCGCTACGCGGTGCCGTTCGCCAGCGGCATCTGCCACCTCCACCGCGAGGTGCGCGACGAGAACCGCTTCCTCGTCTCCGCGCCGGAGATGCGCGCCTACTTCGAAGCGAACGCCGGACGCGTGCCGCACAGCCGGCTGACGATCATGCCGGTCGGCAGCAGTTGGTCTTCGGAGTCGGGGTTCGCGCTTACGGATGCGATAATCGAAGACGTCGTCGCGTACGCCGAGCAGCGCGCCGCGGCCGAGAGCGAGCGCCTCGAGAAGACGTACCGCTCCGAAGAGACGAAGGCGGTCTCGTTCGACGACTTTTCGAAGTACTTCAATAAATTCTTCAAGGCGACGCGCCTGCTCCGGCCGCTGATCCGCAACACGCGGTGGGTCTTCACGATCGACAAGCCGCAGGAAGAGTACTGGTGCGTGGACTTCGGACGAGCGACGATCGAGCAACGCGACCGGATGCCGCAGGAGTACGACAGCCTCGTCACGGTGAGCGCCGCCGTCCTCTCGGGCTCGCTGCGCAACGACGTCTTCACCAACGTCGATATCTCCAAGCGCTGGCGCGTCCATATCAAAAAGGGCAGCGCGATGCGCCACTTCGTCCTCACGAACCTGCTCCTGCTCTACGAAGCCGAGTATCTCTCGCCCAAGCGTCTCTTCTCGTGGCGGTTCATCACCGGCTACGCGCGCCGGCTGCCCGAGGTCGTGGATTACGCGCGCATGGCCTTCACGACGGCGACGAAGGGGAAGGACTCGCTCGTCACGGCCGTGACGAGCATCGCGGAGGGCTGA